One genomic window of Candidatus Pseudobacter hemicellulosilyticus includes the following:
- a CDS encoding site-specific DNA-methyltransferase → MQNHKIYHTILSGNAQKVRQIKNHSIDLVVTSPPYPMIEMWDEVMSGLNPEIRLALSENDGNTAFEMMHQELDKVWKEIYRVLKPGGIVCINIGDATRTLDGNFALYPNHSRIIASFLKLGFSNLPNIIWRKQTNSPNKFMGSGMLPAGAYVTLEHEWILIFRKGQKRVFSSENEKSKRRNSSFFWEERNNWFSDLWEFKGTRQFIENSESRDRSAAYPFELPYRLINMYSVKGDVVFDPFLGTGTTTIAAIASERSSVGVEIDKAFLTLIKNRIAQLDIDRLNYYISERLKQHNIFVREYKKEFKHYNHFLKSPVVTSQETELQFSYLIMIKKKSEDYFEIEYQTIEADNIDVPIIRKEKKQPSLGF, encoded by the coding sequence ATGCAAAATCATAAGATTTATCATACAATTTTAAGTGGCAATGCCCAAAAAGTTCGCCAAATCAAAAATCATTCCATTGACTTGGTAGTTACATCTCCTCCTTACCCAATGATTGAAATGTGGGATGAGGTAATGTCTGGGCTCAATCCCGAAATCAGACTTGCGCTTTCAGAGAACGATGGCAATACAGCATTCGAGATGATGCATCAAGAGTTGGATAAGGTGTGGAAGGAGATTTATCGTGTATTAAAACCCGGTGGAATTGTATGTATCAATATCGGGGATGCAACAAGAACACTGGACGGAAATTTTGCTTTATATCCCAATCACTCAAGAATTATTGCATCTTTTCTTAAGCTGGGATTTTCTAATCTTCCTAACATTATATGGCGAAAACAAACTAATTCCCCCAATAAATTTATGGGATCTGGTATGTTGCCGGCAGGCGCATATGTCACCTTGGAGCATGAATGGATACTTATCTTTAGAAAAGGACAAAAAAGAGTTTTTTCATCAGAAAATGAAAAAAGTAAACGTCGAAACAGTTCATTTTTTTGGGAGGAAAGAAATAATTGGTTTTCGGATCTATGGGAATTTAAAGGAACTCGCCAGTTTATAGAGAATTCTGAAAGCAGGGATAGAAGTGCTGCCTATCCATTTGAGTTACCGTATAGGTTGATTAACATGTATTCTGTCAAAGGGGATGTCGTATTTGACCCATTTTTAGGTACAGGTACAACAACGATTGCTGCAATCGCATCTGAAAGAAGTAGTGTAGGAGTCGAGATTGATAAGGCATTTTTAACCTTGATAAAAAATAGAATAGCGCAGTTAGATATCGATCGGCTTAATTATTATATTTCAGAGAGGTTAAAACAGCATAATATTTTTGTGAGAGAGTATAAAAAAGAATTTAAGCACTATAATCATTTTCTTAAATCGCCAGTTGTTACTTCTCAAGAAACAGAATTACAGTTCTCTTATTTAATAATGATTAAGAAGAAGTCTGAAGATTATTTTGAAATAGAATATCAAACAATTGAAGCAGATAATATTGACGTGCCAATAATAAGAAAAGAAAAGAAGCAACCTTCTTTAGGGTTTTAA
- a CDS encoding response regulator transcription factor translates to MKRIVIVEDNSKIREGFAAVIESSGKYYLAGSYSNCEDAVRNLEKNKPDVILMDIELPGMSGIEGTLKIRKQCPECIILIITVFEDSEKVFQSLCAGATGYLVKNSNLDDIIKSIDEALSGGAPMSLHIARMVVQSFKQSNNSPLSERETEVLQGIAEGKSYSKIAVDLFISKETVRSHIKKIYQKLEVNSKSAALLVAGNNKWLNKPKF, encoded by the coding sequence ATGAAAAGAATTGTTATTGTTGAAGACAACAGCAAGATAAGGGAAGGGTTTGCTGCAGTAATAGAAAGTTCCGGTAAATACTATTTAGCCGGTAGTTATAGTAATTGTGAAGATGCGGTCAGGAATCTTGAAAAGAATAAGCCAGATGTAATATTGATGGATATTGAATTGCCTGGCATGAGCGGCATTGAAGGCACCCTGAAGATCCGTAAGCAATGCCCTGAATGCATCATTTTGATCATTACCGTGTTTGAAGACAGTGAAAAAGTATTTCAATCGCTTTGTGCCGGCGCCACAGGGTATCTTGTCAAAAATTCAAACCTGGATGATATCATTAAAAGTATAGATGAGGCATTGTCAGGAGGGGCTCCTATGAGCCTGCATATTGCCAGGATGGTTGTTCAGTCTTTTAAGCAGTCGAATAATTCTCCCTTATCTGAGCGGGAAACGGAAGTGTTGCAGGGGATAGCGGAAGGGAAAAGCTATTCCAAAATAGCGGTAGACCTTTTTATCAGTAAAGAAACCGTCAGGAGCCATATCAAGAAGATCTATCAGAAACTGGAAGTGAACAGTAAATCGGCAGCGCTGTTAGTGGCGGGCAATAACAAATGGTTGAATAAACCTAAATTCTGA
- a CDS encoding VOC family protein, protein MNFSSVRIITADINRLIDFYEQVAGVQLTRYTEDFAELRTPLATLAIGSTNTLALFGGIEIAKAAENRSVIIEFQVEDVDSKYEALANFFGDTVVQKPTTMPWGNRSLLFRDPDGNLVNFFTPVTPEAKKRFEVKIEYSKAFLENPI, encoded by the coding sequence ATGAATTTCTCTTCAGTCCGGATCATCACTGCTGACATTAATAGGCTTATTGACTTTTATGAGCAAGTCGCAGGGGTACAGCTGACGCGATACACGGAGGATTTTGCCGAATTGCGCACACCCCTTGCAACATTGGCCATTGGAAGCACAAACACCTTAGCCTTATTTGGTGGAATTGAAATAGCCAAAGCCGCCGAAAACAGGTCGGTCATCATCGAATTCCAGGTTGAAGACGTTGATAGCAAGTATGAGGCATTAGCCAATTTTTTTGGGGATACAGTGGTACAAAAGCCCACTACCATGCCCTGGGGCAACAGATCACTGCTATTCAGGGACCCGGATGGCAATCTTGTGAACTTCTTTACGCCTGTGACGCCTGAAGCTAAGAAGAGATTTGAGGTAAAAATTGAGTATAGTAAAGCATTTTTGGAAAATCCGATCTAA
- a CDS encoding sigma-70 family RNA polymerase sigma factor produces MNKREEEITIARFRSGQEAGYVAVYRHLHRQAHHQAFQMLQSKDEVKDVIAEVFWNLWKHRASFERMDSIAKWLSIAVFHACSNVLKHQQRVHQLHKRVEAMQYTAHPVYGLETYLVENELFNRVIAEVEKLPDIYRQVLQLSLQDYSLEEIAVQLGISKKTVSNRKTAAIERLRIALRHQPALLLAVLVALKNIQQLN; encoded by the coding sequence ATGAACAAAAGGGAAGAAGAAATCACCATCGCCCGTTTTCGCAGTGGCCAGGAGGCTGGTTATGTTGCCGTGTATCGGCACTTGCACCGCCAGGCACATCATCAGGCATTTCAGATGTTACAAAGCAAGGACGAAGTAAAAGACGTGATCGCGGAGGTGTTCTGGAACTTATGGAAGCATCGGGCGTCTTTTGAGCGGATGGACTCCATCGCAAAGTGGTTGAGCATTGCCGTTTTTCATGCCTGTTCCAATGTCCTCAAGCATCAACAGCGGGTCCATCAATTACACAAAAGAGTGGAGGCGATGCAGTATACGGCCCATCCGGTGTATGGACTGGAAACCTACCTGGTCGAAAACGAATTGTTCAACCGGGTGATCGCCGAAGTGGAGAAGTTACCCGACATCTATAGGCAGGTGCTTCAGCTCAGTCTGCAAGATTATAGCCTGGAGGAAATAGCGGTCCAATTAGGGATCAGTAAGAAAACAGTATCGAACCGGAAAACTGCCGCTATTGAACGGTTAAGAATTGCTTTGCGGCATCAGCCAGCCTTGCTGCTGGCGGTATTGGTCGCATTAAAGAACATCCAACAGCTCAATTAA
- a CDS encoding carboxypeptidase regulatory-like domain-containing protein, with product MKKSAVLIALCISLLSGACGKTDTISQDNIDVNDTTKPADPSSTASITGRIYPVSVVNTTSISATNTQSQTIYNARPDANGYFKIRNLPAGPYQVSFTTDPAYGPPDPHSLTLLKGQSTDLGIIEFTSGAAMNTASISGIVHPVSAVQSIFAVLTSDNSAGYQAELDPLSGAFSIKKLPAGDYRISMSKSIGYLSDVDVPFTVTVKRDQSLNVGRINFFADSDPQSPNYISYEFDGTTHLRKTSVGSKYNSPDLHMFNTSSYNSITIPSGPKKPEPVIMHSLEILLDEVNGPGTYICKGASKSQVRLSMRTVFSRYAPLLTWSSAGSGGSATITITTIDPEKRTMSGYFSAEIVPESSTATGNKTVSNGVFSKLKY from the coding sequence ATGAAAAAGTCTGCAGTATTGATTGCCCTGTGCATTTCCTTGCTATCAGGAGCTTGTGGAAAAACTGACACAATCAGTCAGGATAATATTGATGTAAACGACACCACTAAACCTGCCGATCCCTCCTCCACCGCCAGCATAACAGGCCGCATCTATCCGGTATCTGTAGTGAATACCACCAGTATATCAGCGACCAATACACAATCCCAGACCATCTATAATGCCAGGCCCGATGCAAATGGCTATTTCAAGATCAGAAACCTGCCTGCAGGCCCTTATCAGGTTTCTTTTACAACAGATCCCGCCTACGGCCCACCCGATCCACATAGCCTGACCCTTCTAAAGGGACAGTCCACAGACCTGGGCATCATTGAATTCACCTCCGGCGCCGCTATGAATACAGCCTCCATCAGCGGTATTGTCCATCCTGTGTCAGCTGTACAAAGCATCTTCGCGGTTTTAACATCCGACAATTCAGCTGGATACCAGGCCGAGTTGGACCCGCTTTCCGGAGCTTTCTCCATTAAAAAGCTACCGGCCGGGGATTACCGGATTTCCATGAGCAAGAGTATCGGTTACCTGAGCGATGTGGATGTACCCTTTACAGTAACAGTGAAAAGAGACCAATCCCTGAACGTAGGGCGCATCAATTTTTTCGCAGATTCGGATCCGCAATCGCCCAATTACATTTCCTATGAATTTGACGGAACAACACATTTGCGCAAAACATCAGTGGGTAGTAAGTATAACAGCCCGGACCTCCACATGTTCAATACAAGTTCGTACAACTCCATTACTATACCTTCAGGTCCCAAGAAGCCTGAACCCGTGATCATGCACAGCCTTGAAATCCTGCTGGACGAGGTAAACGGACCAGGTACCTACATCTGCAAGGGCGCCAGCAAGTCTCAGGTACGCCTGTCGATGCGCACGGTCTTCAGCAGGTATGCTCCACTCCTCACCTGGAGCTCCGCAGGCAGCGGCGGTTCTGCTACGATCACGATCACTACCATCGATCCTGAGAAACGGACCATGAGTGGCTATTTTTCGGCGGAAATAGTACCTGAAAGCAGCACTGCAACAGGGAATAAAACAGTAAGTAATGGAGTCTTCTCGAAGCTAAAATATTAA
- a CDS encoding MjaI family restriction endonuclease, giving the protein MEKEWLSGVDGSNLKFKRETLLNYGLNRWGLNKSHSVGTTSELIRSCAPIEYKEWENYYFQNAYQKKKAGGKITREYIYSLGQTLFVKLTEIVQNELLSITEEECIDYVYNLILNRTFEGYKTEIDTIYGQMEKAVGVKIEPAPDSWDRKYNVDFFIQVKDKYIGIQIKPVSSGHSINQYQWVEMHMVNHQKFESKYGGNVFFVYSIKAASGKKTIYNNEVIDQIKREIERLKEL; this is encoded by the coding sequence ATGGAAAAAGAATGGCTTTCCGGCGTCGATGGATCGAACTTGAAGTTTAAGCGTGAAACACTCCTAAATTATGGTCTAAACAGATGGGGCCTGAACAAATCCCATAGTGTTGGTACTACTTCAGAATTAATTAGATCTTGTGCGCCCATTGAATATAAAGAATGGGAAAATTATTATTTTCAAAATGCTTATCAAAAAAAGAAAGCTGGAGGAAAAATAACAAGGGAATATATTTATTCGTTAGGACAAACTCTATTTGTAAAGCTAACCGAAATAGTTCAAAACGAATTACTTTCCATAACAGAAGAAGAGTGCATTGACTATGTTTACAACCTTATATTAAACAGAACTTTTGAAGGATATAAGACAGAAATTGACACTATCTATGGGCAAATGGAAAAAGCAGTTGGGGTGAAAATAGAACCAGCCCCAGATAGCTGGGATAGAAAATACAATGTTGACTTTTTTATACAAGTTAAGGATAAATATATCGGCATCCAGATAAAGCCGGTTTCATCAGGGCACTCAATCAACCAATATCAATGGGTAGAAATGCATATGGTTAATCACCAAAAGTTCGAAAGCAAGTATGGAGGAAATGTATTTTTTGTTTATTCGATCAAAGCAGCATCCGGCAAAAAAACTATTTACAATAATGAAGTGATTGATCAAATAAAAAGAGAAATTGAACGACTAAAAGAACTATAA